GTCTTAGATGTAGTTTTTGATTACTGAATGCATGATTACACAGATGACTTGACATGTTAATCTTCGGCTAAATCCTGAACGTTACTCTGAGAAGGATATGGGATGCTATATACTCTGAGAACTGTCCCAAACGTAAGCGTCACCATTCCACAGTGTTTCTTGTTTGCTCGATTTATTTCTTTATACTCTTATTCATCAAGTGGCTGTCTCAACCCCTCCAATTATACTGGCTTCTATAGATACATCTCCAGGATAGATACCCccaatataattatatttttttctaacatttttgtttgattgcactatttgattaatgatttatcGTAAataagtttaaaactttaatcttAGTtctcatatttacttaataatcttattaatacttttaaaatatttatctgtgatattttatatgaattatatttttttttgttaaagtatgaaaaaaaatttggttattttttttatattttagtttaaattggttttagtgaatatagatgagttatttaattttaattttgattgatttgttttatattgcacatttaaacattgatttttaagacatattataaacttataagtttaaaattttgatcCGTAAGATAAGCCCGGAAAAACCCAAAAAGCCATGTAACCCTGTCAGAGCCCGACCAGACTTTAAAACATAGGCTCAGAGATATTTTGGACTGAACCGGATCAAACTCAAATATATGTGGACTTTGCGGGTTTCAGGCTGGGCCAACCCGATTGACACCCACACCGCTATCCACATTacacaatattgttttttttttattttttcttttttgtcaacattacCCAATATTGATTTCTGCCTTTTcctgattatttttaaaaaggataaTTAACAATTAACGTATAATAGTAATGTAAACTCCTATATAGGATCgaccaagaaagaagaaaaggtgaGAGAGATTagggtagaaaaaaaaaacaatgatcgACCTAGTTCCTGATCTAGTTGAAGAAATCCTTGTTCGGCTGCCCTTCAAATCCATACTTAAATTCAAAACTGTATCGAAGCAATGGAGATCAATACTGGAGTCGAGGAGTTTAGCGGAGAGGAGGCCTACGTTTATGAATAAAGTTCAAAAGAAGCCGCAAATACTGGCGGCGGCCGTAAACCACTGTACGTTTCCAACGCTAGGGGACGAAGAAGGGGTCGAGCTGGTCTATTTACACTGCCATGTCGCCACACGACCTTCGTTGGCATGTGACGGTCTTGTTTGCATCCCTGAACCAGGTTGGATCAACGTTTTCAACCCTTCCACCGGAGAATTCATCAGATTCCCTTCCGGCCCTGATCCCGTAAAAACCCAACGCTATAATAACCTATTTATGGATGGTAAACATCTATGTTGATAACAAGAATAAATCCATACAGAactttttttgagaaatatatattcattgatgGGTTTGAAATATTGTAAACCTCTGCAGATAACCATTATGATGATAGTGATATATTCCCTGGTCACTGGAGGATGGGATTCGGTAGAGACAAAGTTAACGGAAGCTATAAAGTAGATGATGATAGTGATATATTCCCTGGTCACTGGAGGATGGGATTCGGTAGAGACAAAGTTAACGGAAGCTATAAAGTAGTGAGGATGTTCTTTGAGCCAAACCACTACGGTGAGATTCTTGATTTAAACATTGGGGAATGGCGGAAACTGCCGAGGCCGCCTCCTCACCATGTGGGAGAGACATCGAACTCAGCGTGTGTGAATGGCTCCATCTACTGGTTACGTGAAGCTGCTTACCACGAGTATCGGATTCTAGCTTTGGATCTTCACACACAAGAGTTCCGTGATGTCCCAACACCGCCTTTATTACGTCAAACAGGGATGCAAACAGAGAGGCTAGCAAACCTTGAAGACCGTCATAGTCTTATCCATATTCAGTCCTCAAGGCGTGGTAGAGATATGGTGCATGGATACACAAGAAGAAACATGGATCATCGCTTACTCCTTTGACTTTTATTGTTCCTCAGTCTACCGACATCCCTCGAATTCCTCGCGTACTTACTCCTTTAACTTTTATCGTTCCTCAGTCAACCGACATCCCTGGAATTCCTCGCATATGTGGTTCATGCCTATGGCTGTTTCTAAGGGAGGGAATCTTTTCCTCCATGAAGATAGAAAACAGTTGGTTAAATACTATCCAAAGACAGGCTGTCACATCTCTACAAAGATTCGTGTTATATCTCCTTTCGTTGAAAATTTGCTCCCACTCCAACGTCCCGCTTCTGCTCCAGAAATCAGGACATATCTGTACCGAAAACAGGTGCAGGAATCACGGATTTCCAAACGTTTTAGACATATCGAATGGTGGATCCCAAATATATTGATTACAATCACTGTTGCAGCTACTATATTGCATCGTATCGTTCATTATTGATATACCTATTTAttatgatactttttttttaaaattttttgtctTTAACATTAATAAGTGCAtgcatttataatttttttcttctgctttATAGATTGTTGTATATATGGAACTTTtggtattttggatttttttttcgaTTCTTCAAAATCgaaatttaatatatgattttaatatgattataaatttataattcacaatcttattttacaaatatatacactatacttttataataagttattttatcagatttttttttatataataacaccaatcataaaattgtttttttaaaactatgatTTCGGGCTGCCCACAATCATAAACCTAGCTAGTATACATGTATACAAACCTAGCTagtatacatgtatatataagaaTCGGGCACATACTCGTATGCGTCATCATGTATAAATGGCGTTCGTAgtgaaacaaatttaaaattcaattaaagaaaataaaaagcacTAATTAAACCACCAGCTTCCCGATTCAGTAGCGAGAACAAAATAATTGTTCCGCTATCTCCTATGTTACCATCAGCATCAAAACACTTCTTCTCAAACATTTCAGAATTCAAGTTCCTTTATCTCATCGTTCCGCCAATCCTCAGCGAGATACGACCAGGAGTAGCGATCGACATCGATCTTTGCAAATCCTACAATCTTGAGGACATGTGATAAATCTTTCAACCTTCTTATTTGAaccgttagttttttttttctttttcaaaatgaatgtaaaatttattcaaccaaaaaaccaTGTTACATGTGAACGAATGAACCATACGTTTACGTGTGATGTAAGTTTCTTCATCGACAAAGAGAAGACAATTGGAACAAaggattatatatacatttttggagaggATCATGACTATGGATATATCAATGTCGGTGCATTTCAATGCAAGCCTTTTATTAGAGCAGCTATGTTCCAAGGTTAGTTCAAATTCAATCTAGGGGCAAGGGACACACATTGGTACCAATTTCGTGAGTTCCACAGTCCAAAGGCTAAAGTAAGGAGATTACTTGGTTAAAAATAGAACGTAAGTTCTTGCAACTCAGTTCTCTTtataattagaattttttttaactgatcttatttttttgttcttatagcgaattttaaattatagaaAGTATAACAAATTAGATGCTCAATATATCTCGATTAGAAAAAAACCACAACACTTGAAATTTTCTACAATGTATAAAACAGTAGTGTCTATTGTGTTTTCTGTCCTTCTCCCTTCTGTACAAATAACACTATAATGATGAAGGTACTCTTCTTTTAATCAAATCTTTTATCGTGTTTCTTCTCTAACCATTTGCGCAAAAACTTTGCTCATTGAGATCCCTGCAATATCTCCCACTCCATTTACACTGAACTGCACAGTTGAGCCCACAACGCTCGCCTCTGGCTTATCATCCACCACCATTGCcgctttctcatcttttgcttgGACCTGAAGCATGAACTCTAGGTTCCACAACAAATCTCCCATTGTTGGCCTCTCAATCCCGTTTTGTGCCAAACACTTCTCTGTTAAATCACAGTACTTTTTCACCTCTTCAAGCTTCACTTTCCCATCAAGNNNNNNNNNNNNNNNNNNNNNNNNNNNNNNNNNNNNNNNNNNNNNNNNNNNNNNNNNNNNNNNNNNNNNNNNNNNNNNNNNNNNNNNNNNNNNNNNNNNNNNNNNNNNNNNNNNNNNNNNNNNNNNNNNNNNNNNNNNNNNNNNNNNNNNNNNNNNNNNNNNNNNNNNNNNNNNNNNNNNNNNNNNNNNNNNNNNNNNNNNNNNNNNNNNNNNNNNNNNNNNNNNNNNNNNNNNNNNNNNNNNNNNNNNNNNNNNNNNNNNNNNNNNNNNNNNNNNNNNNNNNNNNNNNNNNNNNNNNNNNNNNNNNNNNNNNNNNNNNNNNNNNNNNNNNNNNNNNNNNNNNNNNNNNNNNNNNNNNNNNNNNNNNNNNNNNNNNNNNNNNNNNNNNNNNNNNNNNNNNNNNNNNNNNNNNNNNNNNNNNNNNNNNNNNNNNNNNNNNNNNNNNNNNNNNNNNNNNNNNNNNNNNNNNNNNNNNNNNNNNNNNNNNNNNNNNNNNNNNNNNNNNNNNNNNNNNNNNNNNNNNNNNNNNNNNNNNNNNNNNNNNNNNNNNNNNNNNNNNNNNNNNNNNNNNNNNNNNNNNNNNNNNNNNNNNNNNNNNNNNNNNNNNNNNNNNNNNNNNNNNNNNNNNNNNNNNNNNNNNNNNNNNNNNNNNNNNNNNNNNNNNNNNNNNNNNNNNNNNNNNNNNNNNNNNNNNNNNNNNNNNNNNNNNNNNNNNNNNNNNNNNNNNNNNNNNNNNNNNNNNNNNNNNNNNNNNNNNNNNNNNNNNNNNNNNNNNNNNNNNNNNNNNNNNNNNNNNNNNNNNNNNNNNNNNNNNNNNNNNNNNNNNNNNNNNNNNNNNNNNNNNNNNNNNNNNNNNNNNNNNNNNNNNNNNNNNNNNNNNNNNNNNNNNNNNNNNNNNNNNNNNNNNNNNNNNNNNNNNNNNNNNNNNNNNNNNNNNNNNNNNNNNNNNNNNNNNNNNNNNNNNNNNNNNNNNNNNNNNNNNNNNNNNNNNNNNNNNNNNNNNNNNNNNNNNNNNNNNNNNNNNNNNNNNNNNNNNNNNNNNNNNNNNNNNNNNNNNNNNNNNNNNNNNNNNNNNNNNNNNNNNNNNNNNNNNNNNNNNNNNNNNNNNNNNNNNNNNNNNNNNNNNNNNNNNNNNNNNNNNNNNNNNNNNNNNNNNNNNNNNNNNNNNNNNNNNNNNNNNNNNNNNNNNNNNNNNNNNNNNNCACATCACGGTGTATGATTGCTCTTGTCGAACCTGTATGGAGATAATGAAGTCCTCTAGCTGCACCAACACATATCTCAAGCCTCTGTCTCCAACTCAACCTCGGCTTATCATTTGAGTCATACAGATGATCTTTAAGCGTTCCCTTCTCCATATACTCATAGACAATGATCATTTCACTACTCTCATCGCAATACCCGATTAAAGAAACCAAATGCCTATGTCTGAACTGAGTAAGCATCTCAACCTCTGTCTTAAATTCAGCTAAACCTTGTCTAGACTGAGGAGCTGCACGTTTCACAGCTATCTCAGTCTTGTCCTTCAAGGCTCCTTTATAAACTTTACCAAACCCACCAACCCCAACCACTAAGCTTTCATTGAAATCATCAGTTGCTTCCTTGATTAGAGCCAAAGGGTATCTATAACCGATCTTTGAACTCGAAAAGATCAAGCTCTCACCTGTTTCATTCTTCTTAACCTGCTCATCTCCTCTAGAATGAACAGTCTgcatttctctattttttcttcttcttttcctgaTGCACCACCAAGATATAACCACACCAAACAGTAAAGCAACACAGAGAGCTGCAGCTAATCCAGCTATCAGTGCCATACTCGGATTCGAACTCTTGTTACGCAAAGAACCATCAGGGGAAACAGCATCAAAAGCATCAAGACTCCGCTTATCATTGCTTAGCTTCATAATCTCAAACCCGTTAATAAAAGAAACAGGGTACAAAGAAACATCCATAACTCCACCAATAGATAGATTCATGACTCCTTCTCGACTTCTCGCTTTCCGCATCACTGCATCAACGAAATAAGGAGCTCCAAAAGTGCCATTTGCAACCTCTGTCATATCAACGGAGCCAGCTTTGTCTGAATTCACGAAAATGTCAAAGCGTATCTGACGCTCGAATCCAAAAGGATCCACTATTATGTTACAAAAGTGAAACCGGACAAAGTAATCGAAACCAGGCTCGATGTTGAACGTCCAAGTAAGATTGGCGTTAGTATTCGGATCGAGATCAGAGTTCAACCTCGTGGCGGTTCCATAGACGTAAACTGGTGCAATGTCATCTGTTATCCCACCAGCAGCACTGAAGTTAACTGCTTTCAGGTTCATCACAGGGGTACCGTAGTGAGCTTTATACGCAGAATCCGAATCCCATTGCCTCCAAAGCTTATCTTGATCACGAGTCACAGTCAGATTCCCCATGTTTACACGTGAAACAGTCTCCATCGCATGACTCCCGAGCTTGAGATTCTTCTTGCTCTGTGAACCTATAAGTCTTGCTTCTTCAGGAAGCAAAACCTCTGGAAGTCTGAAAACTTCTAAAGCATTGATGAAAGCTACAGAACCTATCTGAGGACGAAACTCAATGACAAGATGATCTGAAGAAATGTTTAAACTGTATTCTTTAACAAGAGAAGTCGTCGAGGGTTTGTAATCTCTGATCAGATTGAAGTTTTGAGACGAAACAGAGAATCTAGCTGTGGTTAGATCTTGAGAAGAGGTGACAAAGGGTAAGAAGTAGAGACGAATCAANtttcttcttcttttcctgaTGCACCACCAAGATATAACCACACCAAACAGTAAAGCAACACAGAGAGCTGCAGCTAATCCAGCTATCAGTGCCATACTCGGATTCGAACTCTTGTTACGCAAAGAACCATCAGGGGAAACAGCATCAAAAGCATCAAGACTCCGCTTATCATTGCTTAGCTTCATAATCTCAAACCCGTTAATAAAAGAAACAGGGTACAAAGAAACATCCATAACTCCACCAATAGATAGATTCATGACTCCTTCTCGACTTCTCGCTTTCCGCATCACTGCATCAACGAAATAAGGAGCTCCAAAAGTGCCATTTGCAACCTCTGTCATATCAACGGAGCCAGCTTTGTCTGAATTCACGAAAATGTCAAAGCGTATCTGACGCTCGAATCCAAAAGGATCCACTATTATGTTACAAAAGTGAAACCGGACAAAGTAATCGAAACCAGGCTCGATGTTGAACGTCCAAGTAAGATTGGCGTTAGTATTCGGATCGAGATCAGAGTTCAACCTCGTGGCGGTTCCATAGACGTAAACTGGTGCAATGTCATCTGTTATCCCACCAGCAGCACTGAAGTTAACTGCTTTCAGGTTCATCACAGGGGTACCGTAGTGAGCTTTATACGCAGAATCCGAATCCCATTGCCTCCAAAGCTTATCTTGATCACGAGTCACAGTCAGATTCCCCATGTTTACACGTGAAACAGTCTCCATCGCATGACTCCCGAGCTTGAGATTCTTCTTGCTCTGTGAACCTATAAGTCTTGCTTCTTCAGGAAGCAAAACCTCTGGAAGTCTGAAAACTTCTAAAGCATTGATGAAAGCTACAGAACCTATCTGAGGACGAAACTCAATGACAAGATGATCTGAAGAAATGTTTAAACTGTATTCTTTAACAAGAGAAGTCGTCGAGGGTTTGTAATCTCTGATCAGATTGAAGTTTTGAGACGAAACAGAGAATCTAGCTGTGGTTAGATCTTGAGAAGAGGTGACAAAGGGTAAGAAGTAGAGACGAATCAAGAACCAACCGTGTTGTTCGATCGGGAATCGGTAGGTTGATGTTTCATCATCGGAGAATACTCTGGCGGTCTGAAACAGAGTCGTCGTCGTCGGTTCATCCCTTGAATTCGAATCGGTGGTTCCGACTACAGATGTTCCTCGACTAGAATCGAAGATTCCTTGACCAAGACTGTTGTCGGATACAAAGGTTCGATTGTTGACTGTTGTTGTTACATTCGTCGGAGATCCACAGTTGATGAAGAAAGTATCagtagaaacagaggagatgtgtgaagaacagagaacaaatattaaaaaacctAACTTTAGCCCTAAGAAGGGCTTTAGGTTTATCATAGCCAAAAGAAAGAACAGAGAGAAATCACCAAGAAATATGGGAGAAAAGGGTATCTCACGAAGTCGAGTTATTCAGAAAGGAAACAGAGTCTATTCCGGAGAAGATTAAGCTggagaaataaaaaagtgagagagagatgtttctcaaaacagagaagagagaaacattCACATCACCAAATCAATAACTACGCGTTTACACTTAACCAAATTGACCCAAAAAACGAATTATCgagaaaattaataaagtcttagaatttattgtgatttttagggtttaaatcCAAAAAACAGACGAGAAGAAGAGGCAAGTTGATCAACAAATCTGTTGACAAATCCACAAAAGTTGTTTGATCAAACCAATCTGAAGACAAAAATACTAATCATCAACAAGGCCACGAGAAAGaaagtttattattttaatttatgtaaatttcGTTTTCAACGTTTTTGTTCATTGAGCTGGAAAttcatcaattaaaaaaaaaaatcaacaaggccaaaaaaaaaaatacaaaagaggaTAGAAGAAAGAGTAATAATGAGTGATTGGAGAGACATAATAAAATGAACAACTGGAGTATATTGTATTTTCCCACCGCCTACAAACGTGCCGTTAGGTTTGTATTGTTCAAGATAGCGACAGAATCATTGTCTTTTTTTCCagagtcttttattttatttttatagcaCANCTTGCTCTGTGAACCTATAAGTCTTGCTTCTTCAGGAAGCAAAACCTCTGGAAGTCTGAAAACTTCTAAAGCATTGATGAAAGCTACAGAACCTATCTGAGGACGAAACTCAATGACAAGATGATCTGAAGAAATGTTTAAACTGTATTCTTTAACAAGAGAAGTCGTCGAGGGTTTGTAATCTCTGATCAGATTGAAGTTTTGAGACGAAACAGAGAATCTAGCTGTGGTTAGATCTTGAGAAGAGGTGACAAAGGGTAAGAAGTAGAGACGAATCAAGAACCAACCGTGTTGTTCGATCGGGAATCGGTAGGTTGATGTTTCATCATCGGAGAATACTCTGGCGGTCTGAAACAGAGTCGTCGTCGTCGGTTCATCCCTTGAATTCGAATCGGTGGTTCCGACTACAGATGTTCCTCGACTAGAATCGAAGATTCCTTGACCAAGACTGTTGTCGGATACAAAGGTTCGATTGTTGACTGTTGTTGTTACATTCGTCGGAGATCCACAGTTGATGAAGAAAGTATCagtagaaacagaggagatgtgtgaagaacagagaacaaatattaaaaaacctAACTTTAGCCCTAAGAAGGGCTTTAGGTTTATCATAGCCAAAAGAAAGAACAGAGAGAAATCACCAAGAAATATGGGAGAAAAGGGTATCTCACGAAGTCGAGTTATTCAGAAAGGAAACAGAGTCTATTCCGGAGAAGATTAAGCTggagaaataaaaaagtgagagagagatgtttctcaaaacagagaagagagaaacattCACATCACCAAATCAATAACTACGCGTTTACACTTAACCAAATTGACCCAAAAAACGAATTATCgagaaaattaataaagtcttagaatttattgtgatttttagggtttaaatcCAAAAAACAGACGAGAAGAAGAGGCAAGTTGATCAACAAATCTGTTGACAAATCCACAAAAGTTGTTTGATCAAACCAATCTGAAGACAAAAATACTAATCATCAACAAGGCCACGAGAAAGaaagtttattattttaatttatgtaaatttcGTTTTCAACGTTTTTGTTCATTGAGCTGGAAAttcatcaattaaaaaaaaaaatcaacaaggccaaaaaaaaaaatacaaaagaggaTAGAAGAAAGAGTAATAATGAGTGATTGGAGAGACATAATAAAATGAACAACTGGAGTATATTGTATTTTCCCACCGCCTACAAACGTGCCGTTAGGTTTGTATTGTTCAAGATAGCGACAGAATCATTGTCTTTTTTTCCagagtcttttattttatttttatagcacagcaattttgaatttttttttataaaactagctgtgaagaaaatattgtttttaatgcaaataaaaaataatactacttTAATTTTATCAGGTCTTGGaaagaattcaaatttttaattattaaattatataaaatgtataatatcTTAGACGAGAATGGAATAAGAGttaatatgtgaatttaaaGAGGTTTATCAATGTTTTACACCCTATACAAATCTATAATATAATAACcattatatttgtgtttttttttttaaagaaaagtaaaatcatATTTGAGTTCGGATTGATTAGAAGTGGAACATGGTCAAATTGAACAATTCTTGTTCATATTTGAgcgattttttttatcttaatctTTGATTTGCTAAATTATAAGCCATTTTTTATGTCTTAACCGCCGACaacacatatattttctatttgaaATTCTATATCCGAACAAGATCAGATTTGATAATATGCATTAGTAGCACTACATACAAAAACTCATTTGATCACTTAATTAATTACATGTCTTATTGGATTTGTTTAGTAGTATCATTGAGATATATTATAATTGGGAGAATATTTAGACTATTTCTATCTACAGGTGTTGCGtgtataaaacataaacaatacacTTGTGTTtcggaaaaacaaaaaaaaaacattggtcAGGCTTATAATGAAATGTATCGTATTAAAATGTATTAATAGAAGATATAGGCATCTATAATTTATTCATCAATTAAAATGTATCTACAACAAATTTGCAACGCAAGTCTGATAGGTctaattacaaagaaaaattaattgtagcaaaattcatcaaagcatcaataaaaataatatttttttcataccAATTTACGTGaatatacaaattacaaaacatgtCAGGACAGTTATCAAGGGACGGTGTTTAATTTGTCGTAAAAAGATATACGTCCAACGGTCTTAACACATAGTATACGTAGACAAGAGATACAATACAAGATATACGCATAAAAAAGATACAATACGTACAAAAAAGTTCAGAATAAAACGGTAACAGCACGCACATTCATCCATCGAGATGAAGCCATGTGCGTTGATTTTCTCCACACATATATGTAAATGAtcaaacatagttttttttgtgtttttagaattttgttatCCGATCCTTAtagtttttagaatttgtaacCCAGACACGATTAGTTCAAACAATTA
The sequence above is drawn from the Camelina sativa cultivar DH55 chromosome 4, Cs, whole genome shotgun sequence genome and encodes:
- the LOC104784277 gene encoding F-box/kelch-repeat protein At2g43270-like; the protein is MIDLVPDLVEEILVRLPFKSILKFKTVSKQWRSILESRSLAERRPTFMNKVQKKPQILAAAVNHCTFPTLGDEEGVELVYLHCHVATRPSLACDGLVCIPEPGWINVFNPSTGEFIRFPSGPDPVKTQRYNNLFMDDDDSDIFPGHWRMGFGRDKVNGSYKVVRMFFEPNHYGEILDLNIGEWRKLPRPPPHHVGETSNSACVNGSIYWLREAAYHEYRILALDLHTQEFRDVPTPPLLRQTGMQTERLANLEDRHSLIHIQSSRRGRDMVHGYTRRNMDHRLLL
- the LOC104784278 gene encoding probable receptor-like protein kinase At2g39360; translation: MINLKPFLGLKLGFLIFVLCSSHISSVSTDTFFINCGSPTNVTTTVNNRTFVSDNSLGQGIFDSSRGTSVVGTTDSNSRDEPTTTTLFQTARVFSDDETSTYRFPIEQHGWFLIRLYFLPFVTSSQDLTTARFSVSSQNFNLIRDYKPSTTSLVKEYSLNISSDHLVIEFRPQIGSVAFINALEVFRLPEVLLPEEARLIGSQSKKNLKLGSHAMETVSRVNMGNLTVTRDQDKLWRQWDSDSAYKAHYGTPVMNLKAVNFSAAGGITDDIAPVYVYGTATRLNSDLDPNTNANLTWTFNIEPGFDYFVRFHFCNIIVDPFGFERQIRFDIFVNSDKAGSVDMTEVANGTFGAPYFVDAVMRKARSREGVMNLSIGGVMDVSLYPVSFINGFEIMKLSNDKRSLDAFDAVSPDGSLRNKSSNPSMALIAGLAAALCVALLFGVVISWWCIRKRRRKNREMQTVHSRGDEQVKKNETGESLIFSSSKIGYRYPLALIKEATDDFNESLVVGVGGFGKVYKGALKDKTEIAVKRAAPQSRQGLAEFKTEVEMLTQFRHRHLVSLIGYCDESSEMIIVYEYMEKGTLKDHLYDSNDKPRLSWRQRLEICVGAARGLHYLHTGSTRAIIHRDLEEVKKYCDLTEKCLAQNGIERPTMGDLLWNLEFMLQVQAKDEKAAMVVDDKPEASVVGSTVQFSVNGVGDIAGISMSKVFAQMVREETR